Sequence from the Fulvivirga ligni genome:
TTAGGTTTTCTGTTCCAACCATCACACAAAAATAACGATTATTGCTTTCGATGGAAGTAATTTACTAGTTTTAGGGCAAAATTTTGGTGTATGACATTTAAGAGCCCGGAGGAATTTCACAATAAAACAGGTTTTATCTTTCACGGAATGCTGGCTTTGCCGTTGGCAGTCTTTGCATATCTCTTTCTGGAAATTAAGAATAATCATATGAACCCGGTCTTGCAAGATGGAACCATTACCATGGCTATTTTAATAGCTGTCCCCATCTTATCAGCCATCATATTTTGGGTAGGTTTCAAGCGCTTCAGAAGAGCTTCTAAAGATATTAAAGGAGTGCCTTTGGCAGAGAAGCTGTCGTTATATTATGACTGTACTATTAAATTTTACATGTCCTTAGGGTTGGCCTCTGTGCTCTTGGTGACGGGCTTATACTTAACCACATCGGCCGTTTTTATTCTTGGCTACGTATTTTTGCTCTTTTTTATGTCATTACATAGGCCTACGCCTCAAAAATACGTGAAAGACATACCATTGACGGAACAAGAGAGGCAGGTAATCCTAAATAAAGGACGCTTCGAGGACCTGGAGAATACCTGATAAGTCTACATTAACTAATCATAGGCTGTGCATTGGTGCTTAAAATAATGATGAGTACCACTATTAGACCAATGATCACGGTTAAGGTTCTTTTATTCATAGTAGGTTAGGTGGTTTATTATTTTAGACAACAGCTTTGTGATAAAGGTTGCTTTGCCTTCGGAAATAATTTTAGGAGGCAAGTTATGAGTCATTTTTGGCTAATAATGATAGGCTAATCCTATATTTGCCTCTATGGGTAAAGTTTTAATTATAACTTATTATTGGCCTCCTAGTGGTGGTAGCGGAGTTCAGCGATGGCTAAAGTTTACAAAGTATCTTCCTGAATTTGGTTGGGAGCCATTCATATTCACCCCTGAAAACCCATCATTTGAGGTCAAAGATGAAAGTCTGGTAAACGATATCTCTGATGAGGTGGAAGTTATAAAAATGCCCATCTGGGAGCCGTATTCTGTGTTGGATAAGTTCAAGAAAAAAGGACAAAGCCAACAGAGTGATATGGTGAAAAAAAATGGCAAAGGTTTCATGAGCAAGCTCATGTTATGGACCAGAGGCAATTTGCTGATACCTGATCCTAGAAAATTTTGGGTGAAGCCCTCAGTAAAAGTTCTGGGAGATATTCTGTCGTCTAATGGTATAGACACCATCATTACTACTGGTCCGCCCCATAGTATGCATTTAATTGGTCTAAAACTCAAGGAAAAATATGGTGTAAAGTGGCTGGCGGACTTTAGAGACCCCTGGACACAATGGGACCTTTTCGATAACTTCTACCTAAGTAAATGGGCAAGAAATAGGCATGCCGCATTGGAAAGAAAGGTGTTGCAGCGGGCTGATAGGGTTATCTCAGTAAGTAATCATTATGCTGCAGATCTTGCAAAACTAGGTGGGAGAAAAGTGGAAGTGATCACCAATGGCTTTGATGCAAGCGAATTTGAAAAACATAGCCACCTCCAACCTGAGGAGTTTGTCATCCGTCATGTAGGTGTAGTAGATGAACTTAGAGATCCAAGGCCATTATTACAGGCTGTAAAAGAATTGAAATCTGAAGGCAAGGGCTTTCGGGTGGAATTTATAGGCAATATTAACCAAACGCTGAGGAGCGAGATAGAGGAGGATGCTTATTTAAAAGAGCTGGTAAGTATAAAGCCATATATTCCTCATTCAGAGGTGCTTAAGGTTTATAGACAGTCCGCAGTGTTACTTTTAATACTCGCACATTCGCAAAATGCTCCTGGTAATATACCAGGGAAGTTATTTGAATACCTTGCGTCACAGAGGCCAATATTGGCTATTGGTGCAACCGATGGTGATTCGGCTCAGATTATTAAGGAAACAGGGGCAGGTGTAACATGCAGGGCTGAAGATACTGAACAGATTAAGAAGTCACTAGAAGATATGTATGATCAATTCTTAGCTGGAAATGTAAGTCATGAAGGTGATGTGAAGGCTTATTCTAGAAAAGGATTGACTCAGAAGTTGGTTGGGGTTTTAGATTCGATCATGTGATTTCAGGATATGAAGCGAATTTTGACTTCATAGATCAATGCTTGAGTATGTGTTTAGTATCTATTGAAACAGTGATCATTGTATTAATAGATACTAAAGCGTATTTAAATTGAGAACGAGACAAACTAAACTAGCTTTTCATGCATACTATACCGAAGTTTGGTGCATAGTATCTTCTAATTTTATACATCATTCTACTAATTCCAGTAAGTATTTTGCTTGTAAAAGTTTTGGGAGCTTCGTGTTCTTTAATCCAAGCAAAGTCAGAGATTTTCAACCCACTTCTATCTAAAACCTCAAACATTACATAAGGATCTAGATAGCAGGTGTGCTCTACGTTAATAAAAGGCCGCTTAAAGAAAAATATATTTAAAATTTGCCTGAAACTGAATGGATTAGGTGTGGTGATGACCATTTTACCTCCAGGTTTCAGATGCTTTGCGTAAAATTCCAGAAATATATTGACATCACTTACATGTTCAATAATGTCTCCCATTACTATCACGTCAAAATGATGTGCATTTGTTAATTCAGTGGTGTGAAAAATATTATAACCAGCTTTTTTGACTTCGATAATTTTTTCTTCATTAATATCAACGCCAACAACATTGTCAGAATGTTGACAGAGTATACCATGAAGCCATGAATTCGACTTGTTATCAATGGCTTGCCCTATACAGCCAACATCCAGCACTGAACTTTCTTTTGAAAATTGCTTTAAAATAAAATCTTTTTTGTTTTCAATGGATCCTTGAAGGATGAAGTTATTTAGAAGATGCTCTTTATCAGTCATTGGATTTGTTTAAAAAATTAAAGATAGCCATTCTCAATTTTAATGGTATAAGAAGCCTTAGGATGTGCCTTACTTGATGTTTTATTTCTTTGAAAGATTGAAAGTTTAAAAGCTTATTGCTTACTCCAAAGTCACTTTCTATATCGCTGATTCTTTTAACCGATCCACGCATAAAATTCACCATATTTCCCTCATGAATGATCTGTGCCCATAAAGGTCTTTCCTGAATTTGGATGGTTGAGGAGATATTTAAATAATCTCCATGTTTTTTATTATAAACTCCAAGGGCTTTATCTGTTTGTTCAATTAAAGAGACGAAAGGCCCATCTTTCAATGTTAAGGTAGTGATAATTTGAATTTTGTTCTCTGAATTTAAATTAAAACAATAACCCTTTGCCAAATTAATTGGAGTGTTGTGAACAGGGATGAAGTGGTCTTTAATGGTTAATGAGGCTTCTGTGTGAAGACTGTCATCATTATCTAGTCTGGTGGTTATGATATAAGGTTTGTTGGGAGAGTAGGCTTTAATATCCTGATTAATTTCTTTCATAAAGTGATTATAGCTGGGTTTATAAATAGGAGTGAAAAACTCCAAATCTGTTTCCCATTTGCTTATTTTTTGCTTATATGCCTCAGGGGTGTTTTCATCAAAATATACGAGCCATTTAAAATCCTTTTCTGTTTGATTTACAACGGAAGGTAAACAAAAGGCTTCAAATAGATTGAATCGTTCTTTCAGCCATTGTTCTGTTTGTACCTCACGATTTTCACGATCCCTTGTCCATAGAGCATCTATAACGCTGCTGGTCGAGGTTACTTTCAGATTGAAACGGGTGATAATAAGGTGTTGAAATGGTAAATTAGGAGAAGACATTATGATTGAAATGTTGAAAGAAATGACTGGGAGAAAACTTCATTGCTATATGGTATATAATGTTCTATGCATCTGTCATACGCTTTTTTATATTGCTCAAAGCTGAAATCCTCAAAATCATCATAAAAAAATCCACAGCCGCTTTCTATAAGTTCTTTAGTAGTTTTTCTTTGATTACCTAAGATAGGTATTCCCATGGCCATGTAATCTATGTCTTTATTTGCATTTTGCTCGCTGTAACTCTTATGCGGCTCCTGGATAAGGCTTACCCCTAGTAGATTAAAATCTTTTCTGAGTTCAAATAATTTCGTCTTTAACTCCATAGCTTCAAAATTGCCAAGATATGTACAAAATGTAGATTCTTCTACTTTTTTAGTGATGTAGTGATCCTTTATTATACCACATACAAATAGTTGTCTTTTTTGTCTTTCAAGGAACTCAAAAAAATCAGGAGCTATTTTTTCTTCTCTGAGTTGACCTAAATATAAATAAGCAAAAGGTAAGTTTTCCTTGGGCTGGGTTACATTACCTTCCAAGGGAGATGTATAAAATATTAGTTTGGAGTGAGGGAGTAGTTTTAATAGAGATTTTGAATTGACAATGGTTGCTTTTACCTGCTTTGAGAGCTTAAACTCCAGATTAAAAAAAAGATGATGCAATATCTTTTTGCACCGCTTTAGGATTATGTTACGTTTAGATAACTCATAAACATGGTAAGTGACATCATGATTCAACGTTTGGTAAACGCATTTGGATCTAATGTGCCTGGGAAGGAAAATAAGTGGCAAAAAGACTTGAAGCCCATAAAGGAAGATTAGGTCATAGCTTTGATGCTTCTTTTTAAGAATTTCAAAGGCTTTGAAATTAATGAATTTTAAAAAGAATAGACTCAACAACTTTTGTTTAAAATCTAATGTAGAATTTCCACAATGTATAATTTCTGTTTTGAATCCCTTTTCTGATAAAATTTGATTCTCAAATTCCAGCCGTGCATGTTTAGTTCCTTTGGGATAGTTGGTGATTATGAGAATTTTTGACCCAATCGAATCCATGGTTATGATTTATAAGCTCTTAAAACTCCCCTTCTTAGATATGGTTTCACAAAGTTATTGTCAAAATAAAAAAGCATGTAATTATCAGTTGTTCTACTTGAATAGCTTTTGTTTTTAAAGTACTGGGTAAACATGTGCTCATCTTCTTGTTTATGGTAAGTGCAGATGGCTATTTTGGTTTTGGTGTTTTTATCACTTAATGTTTTATCGAAACCTTTAAGAAGATTCATTTCTTCACCGTCGACATCAATTTTAACAAAATCTATTGGGCCATATTCTTTGACAATATCATCTAAAGAAATAGAATTATCTCCCGTGGAGGACGTAACGAATTTATTAAAGATGGTTACTTTATTGCCCCATGGCTTAAAGGTGTGTTCCAGAGCTTCAATCCATAATGGATCAGTTTCAAATATGTATATTTTAGAGGCCTCTTCCACTGCATCCAGTGAAAACGAAGCTTCTGCTGACCCAGCTTCTACCACTACGTCTTTTGGTTCAATCTTAAACAAGCTGTCAGTATATCTGTGAGGTGACTCGGGATCTTGCTCAATGGTTAGACCTCTATACATCTTATGAATTTTTTCCGAAGACATAGTTCGTTTGAAATACAGCCTTTTGCTATTATGAATGACGTATTTAAGGCCTGACTCCACATCTACCTGAATATCAATATTAAGATCTTTATACTTATCCTGATAATTCCCTGGAAAAACTGTAAGTCCATTTTTTTTCAAATATTCAAGGGCCTTATACTCCTCATTGCTAAGTGAAGCTTTAGCTTCCAGATATGAGATTACCTTTTTGAAAATTATCTTTCTATGAATTTTAGTAAAAATTGGGACTAAGCCAGTCCTTACAAATTTTGGAGTTACTGAATGATAAATTTTTTGAGCTTTAGAAAATGCGGACATGTTTT
This genomic interval carries:
- a CDS encoding glycosyltransferase family 4 protein → MGKVLIITYYWPPSGGSGVQRWLKFTKYLPEFGWEPFIFTPENPSFEVKDESLVNDISDEVEVIKMPIWEPYSVLDKFKKKGQSQQSDMVKKNGKGFMSKLMLWTRGNLLIPDPRKFWVKPSVKVLGDILSSNGIDTIITTGPPHSMHLIGLKLKEKYGVKWLADFRDPWTQWDLFDNFYLSKWARNRHAALERKVLQRADRVISVSNHYAADLAKLGGRKVEVITNGFDASEFEKHSHLQPEEFVIRHVGVVDELRDPRPLLQAVKELKSEGKGFRVEFIGNINQTLRSEIEEDAYLKELVSIKPYIPHSEVLKVYRQSAVLLLILAHSQNAPGNIPGKLFEYLASQRPILAIGATDGDSAQIIKETGAGVTCRAEDTEQIKKSLEDMYDQFLAGNVSHEGDVKAYSRKGLTQKLVGVLDSIM
- a CDS encoding class I SAM-dependent methyltransferase; this translates as MTDKEHLLNNFILQGSIENKKDFILKQFSKESSVLDVGCIGQAIDNKSNSWLHGILCQHSDNVVGVDINEEKIIEVKKAGYNIFHTTELTNAHHFDVIVMGDIIEHVSDVNIFLEFYAKHLKPGGKMVITTPNPFSFRQILNIFFFKRPFINVEHTCYLDPYVMFEVLDRSGLKISDFAWIKEHEAPKTFTSKILTGISRMMYKIRRYYAPNFGIVCMKS
- a CDS encoding glycosyltransferase, with the translated sequence MSSPNLPFQHLIITRFNLKVTSTSSVIDALWTRDRENREVQTEQWLKERFNLFEAFCLPSVVNQTEKDFKWLVYFDENTPEAYKQKISKWETDLEFFTPIYKPSYNHFMKEINQDIKAYSPNKPYIITTRLDNDDSLHTEASLTIKDHFIPVHNTPINLAKGYCFNLNSENKIQIITTLTLKDGPFVSLIEQTDKALGVYNKKHGDYLNISSTIQIQERPLWAQIIHEGNMVNFMRGSVKRISDIESDFGVSNKLLNFQSFKEIKHQVRHILRLLIPLKLRMAIFNFLNKSND
- a CDS encoding FkbM family methyltransferase — its product is MSAFSKAQKIYHSVTPKFVRTGLVPIFTKIHRKIIFKKVISYLEAKASLSNEEYKALEYLKKNGLTVFPGNYQDKYKDLNIDIQVDVESGLKYVIHNSKRLYFKRTMSSEKIHKMYRGLTIEQDPESPHRYTDSLFKIEPKDVVVEAGSAEASFSLDAVEEASKIYIFETDPLWIEALEHTFKPWGNKVTIFNKFVTSSTGDNSISLDDIVKEYGPIDFVKIDVDGEEMNLLKGFDKTLSDKNTKTKIAICTYHKQEDEHMFTQYFKNKSYSSRTTDNYMLFYFDNNFVKPYLRRGVLRAYKS